A single genomic interval of Lewinellaceae bacterium harbors:
- a CDS encoding TetR/AcrR family transcriptional regulator, producing MGISERREREKQELREKILEKAREILIKEGQDNLSIRNIATAIEYSPATIYLYFQDKDEIVYELMEMGFERMTSELQSAFELSDPVERIRRIGQGYIAFGLKNPEWYDIMFNAPQPIQHLTRCQEEWGYGKQLFDFLISSCEAAMDQSRTRRQDPRLVALHLWSTVHGLVNLSRSQRLEMVEQNNNDSLIQRTMESMLQCIFQ from the coding sequence ATGGGTATTAGTGAACGCAGAGAACGGGAAAAACAAGAACTCCGGGAGAAGATCCTCGAAAAAGCAAGGGAGATCCTGATCAAAGAAGGTCAGGACAACCTCTCCATCCGCAACATCGCCACGGCCATCGAGTACAGCCCGGCAACCATTTATCTCTATTTCCAGGATAAAGACGAAATCGTCTACGAACTGATGGAGATGGGTTTCGAGAGGATGACCTCAGAACTGCAAAGTGCATTTGAACTATCCGATCCAGTAGAGCGGATCCGTCGCATCGGCCAGGGTTACATTGCTTTTGGACTGAAAAATCCTGAATGGTATGACATCATGTTCAATGCCCCGCAACCCATTCAACACCTGACCCGCTGCCAGGAAGAATGGGGATATGGTAAGCAACTTTTCGATTTTTTGATCAGTAGCTGTGAAGCCGCAATGGACCAAAGTCGTACTCGCAGACAGGATCCGCGATTGGTAGCACTGCATCTGTGGAGCACCGTTCACGGCCTGGTTAATCTTTCCCGCTCCCAGCGATTGGAAATGGTCGAGCAGAACAATAACGATAGCCTGATCCAACGCACCATGGAATCCATGCTGCAATGCATCTTCCAATAA
- a CDS encoding class I SAM-dependent methyltransferase, which produces MTFEQALQLLRGSWYPSDPSRWMDLGCGDGFFTRALARQLAEGSWIYAWDQDALALQRIPESIDGIHIDKRVCNFIQEPFPVKPVHGIIMANALHYVPDQVDFLNRLRQTIQPDGVLLTIEYDRIQANPWVPYPVPFSKLMSIARQASWATVQKNGTVPSRYGPEIYAAILQ; this is translated from the coding sequence GTGACATTTGAACAAGCCTTACAGTTACTGCGGGGATCCTGGTATCCTTCAGATCCTTCCAGATGGATGGACCTGGGGTGTGGTGATGGATTTTTCACGCGGGCACTTGCCAGGCAGCTCGCTGAAGGTAGCTGGATCTATGCCTGGGATCAGGATGCACTTGCCCTGCAACGCATTCCGGAATCTATTGACGGAATTCACATTGATAAACGGGTTTGCAATTTCATCCAGGAACCATTTCCGGTTAAGCCTGTTCATGGAATTATTATGGCTAATGCCCTGCATTACGTACCCGACCAGGTAGATTTTCTGAATCGGTTGCGTCAGACAATCCAGCCGGATGGGGTGTTGCTCACCATCGAATACGACCGGATTCAGGCCAATCCCTGGGTTCCCTACCCTGTTCCTTTTTCAAAATTAATGTCAATAGCCCGGCAGGCTAGCTGGGCCACGGTCCAAAAGAACGGTACGGTCCCATCCCGGTATGGGCCGGAGATATATGCTGCAATCCTGCAATGA
- a CDS encoding TolC family protein, giving the protein MNIRNSLPVLLISVLGITQLPGQDFSALIATCWANNQQLKAHDFQLRQAEAALKEAQGLYLPNLSFGTQYTLAAGGRAIDFPVGDLLNPVYSTLNQITGSQQFQSLENQSIQFLPNNFYDARFRVQQVLFNPDLAINRALKSAQIDLKQLEIKAYKRELSKEVMNAYFQWRQADQAISIFQEADTLLVEAARTTQSMLRNGIALPSALSRIESEQASLKAQQIDAAANEENAWAYLTYLLGTNEERVNIILDMPDLPDSMSNPSGAREELAQLDQAIAMQQLAFEKEDRFYQPRLGAQLDIGSQAFDFNWAPYALLGVSLTWNIYDGKQHRYRQEQAQAAVDARIQQKAFANDQIELQKKVAANNLRSAILQAKTFQPRIRATEKAYREVYRKYQEGTANYLELLDARTQITQARIANSLARFMAWSKWADYIYAAASYPID; this is encoded by the coding sequence ATGAACATACGTAATTCACTTCCGGTTCTCCTGATCAGTGTATTGGGCATCACCCAACTTCCTGGCCAGGATTTCAGCGCCCTGATAGCGACCTGCTGGGCCAATAATCAGCAGCTTAAAGCCCACGATTTCCAGTTGCGACAGGCTGAAGCGGCCCTTAAAGAAGCACAAGGACTCTATCTACCCAACCTGTCCTTCGGCACCCAGTACACCCTTGCTGCCGGCGGACGGGCCATCGACTTCCCCGTCGGTGATTTGTTAAACCCGGTATACAGCACCCTCAATCAGATTACCGGAAGTCAGCAATTTCAATCGCTGGAGAATCAGTCCATCCAGTTTCTTCCCAACAACTTTTATGACGCCCGCTTTCGTGTCCAGCAAGTTTTATTTAATCCGGACCTGGCCATCAACCGCGCATTAAAATCCGCACAGATCGACCTAAAACAACTGGAGATCAAGGCCTATAAACGCGAACTGAGTAAGGAGGTCATGAATGCCTATTTCCAGTGGCGCCAGGCCGATCAGGCCATTTCCATCTTTCAGGAAGCGGACACACTACTGGTAGAAGCAGCACGCACCACCCAGAGCATGTTGCGAAACGGAATTGCACTGCCCTCAGCCCTCTCCCGCATCGAATCCGAACAGGCCAGCTTAAAAGCTCAGCAGATTGATGCCGCAGCGAACGAAGAAAATGCCTGGGCTTACTTAACCTACCTCCTGGGTACAAATGAAGAAAGAGTGAATATCATCCTGGATATGCCGGATTTGCCAGACTCAATGTCAAACCCTTCCGGAGCCCGGGAAGAGCTTGCCCAACTGGATCAGGCCATCGCCATGCAGCAGCTGGCCTTTGAAAAAGAAGACCGCTTCTATCAGCCTCGTCTCGGAGCTCAATTAGACATCGGCTCACAGGCATTTGATTTCAACTGGGCTCCCTATGCCCTGCTCGGTGTGAGCCTGACCTGGAACATCTATGATGGCAAGCAACATCGTTATCGTCAGGAGCAGGCCCAGGCGGCGGTAGATGCGCGGATCCAGCAAAAAGCATTTGCCAACGATCAGATCGAATTGCAGAAAAAGGTCGCCGCCAACAATCTCCGTTCCGCCATCCTGCAAGCCAAAACATTTCAACCAAGGATCCGTGCAACCGAAAAAGCCTACCGGGAAGTCTATCGAAAATACCAGGAAGGAACGGCAAACTACCTCGAATTGCTGGACGCGCGAACTCAGATCACCCAGGCCCGCATTGCCAATTCATTGGCCCGGTTCATGGCCTGGTCCAAATGGGCCGATTACATCTATGCTGCTGCCTCTTATCCTATTGATTAA
- a CDS encoding alpha-L-arabinofuranosidase — MISAPATGKLVVDVQNPVSTIQPTMFGIFFEDINFAADGGIYAELIKNRSFEFDDPLMGWSQPASNRWSNNQSSGFASAINKGDEEPNGHFLRVQVRADEGYVLMNEGYRGIGYKQGMEYRVSLEGRVEEGNPRVTLELLSADSTVIGSEELVLNGKDWNTYHASIKASKTESKGLFRIRFNGVSALDLDMISMFPADTWKGRRNGLRNDLVQLLADLHPGFVRFPGGCIVEGRTLEQRYQWKKTVGPVEERTTLINRWNTEFSHRSTPDYFQSFGLGFFEYFQLAEDLGAEALPILSCGMACQFNTGELVPMDELDPYVQDALDLIEFANGPVTSAWGKVRADMGHPEPFHLKMIGVGNEQWGTDYFDRYRVFESAIKSRYPDIRIVSGSGPFAEGEMFEYGWEELRGSKADFVDEHYYKPPQWFLDHAGRYDSYDRNGPKIFAGEYAAHDPLATDPLKKNDWRSALSEAAFMTGLLRNADLVQMCSYAPLFAHVDGWQWTPDLIWFDNLSSYGTPNYYVQELYANNRGTHVLKMNMDGNPMTGQDGLYGAATWDDKTSELILTLVNIQDHPQEVPIQVKNARSLAKQGTRTELKNPDLLAFNSLSDPQHIKPEESMIPVAGDDFTISLAGQSLTIIRIKTDR, encoded by the coding sequence ATGATATCAGCCCCGGCGACAGGGAAGCTGGTCGTGGATGTTCAAAATCCGGTCTCAACGATTCAGCCAACCATGTTTGGGATCTTCTTCGAGGACATCAATTTTGCTGCAGATGGAGGCATCTATGCCGAGCTGATCAAAAACCGGTCTTTTGAATTTGATGACCCGTTGATGGGGTGGTCGCAGCCTGCCAGTAACCGTTGGTCCAACAATCAATCCTCGGGATTTGCATCTGCGATAAACAAGGGCGATGAGGAACCCAATGGGCATTTCTTGCGCGTTCAGGTACGTGCAGACGAAGGCTATGTCCTGATGAATGAAGGCTATCGTGGTATCGGATATAAACAAGGCATGGAATATCGTGTCAGTCTGGAAGGCAGGGTAGAAGAAGGAAACCCCCGGGTGACGCTGGAACTCTTAAGTGCCGACAGCACGGTGATCGGGTCCGAAGAACTGGTATTGAACGGAAAGGACTGGAATACCTATCATGCAAGTATCAAAGCATCCAAAACGGAGTCCAAAGGCCTCTTTCGCATCCGTTTTAATGGGGTTTCCGCGCTGGATCTGGATATGATCTCCATGTTCCCGGCGGATACCTGGAAGGGTCGCAGGAATGGATTACGCAATGACCTGGTTCAGTTGCTTGCCGACCTGCATCCGGGTTTTGTTCGTTTTCCGGGCGGATGTATCGTCGAAGGCCGGACTCTGGAGCAGCGTTACCAATGGAAGAAGACAGTAGGGCCGGTAGAAGAACGGACAACACTGATCAACCGCTGGAATACGGAATTCAGTCATCGCAGTACTCCCGATTATTTCCAGAGCTTTGGGCTGGGATTCTTCGAATATTTCCAGTTGGCGGAAGACCTGGGAGCGGAAGCCTTACCCATCCTGAGTTGTGGCATGGCCTGCCAGTTCAACACCGGCGAGCTGGTACCCATGGATGAGCTGGATCCCTATGTACAGGATGCATTGGACCTGATCGAGTTTGCCAATGGGCCGGTCACCTCAGCCTGGGGTAAAGTCCGGGCGGACATGGGCCATCCGGAGCCTTTCCATCTTAAAATGATCGGTGTTGGTAATGAGCAATGGGGGACCGATTATTTTGACCGCTACCGGGTATTTGAGTCGGCGATCAAATCGCGCTATCCGGACATTCGGATCGTGTCCGGCAGCGGCCCTTTTGCCGAAGGAGAAATGTTTGAATACGGCTGGGAAGAGCTGCGGGGATCCAAGGCAGACTTCGTCGATGAACATTATTACAAGCCACCGCAGTGGTTTCTGGATCACGCGGGACGTTATGATTCCTACGATCGCAATGGTCCGAAGATCTTTGCCGGAGAATACGCCGCACATGATCCACTGGCTACCGATCCGCTGAAGAAGAACGACTGGCGGAGCGCACTGTCTGAAGCAGCTTTTATGACGGGATTGTTGCGTAATGCGGACCTGGTCCAGATGTGTTCCTACGCGCCGCTCTTTGCCCATGTGGACGGATGGCAGTGGACGCCGGATCTGATCTGGTTTGACAACCTCAGTTCTTATGGCACACCTAATTATTACGTGCAGGAGCTCTATGCCAATAACCGGGGCACCCATGTGCTGAAAATGAACATGGATGGCAACCCCATGACCGGTCAGGATGGTCTTTATGGAGCGGCTACCTGGGATGATAAAACCAGTGAATTGATTTTGACGCTGGTGAATATTCAGGATCATCCGCAGGAGGTGCCGATCCAGGTTAAAAATGCCCGGTCTTTGGCTAAGCAAGGCACCAGAACCGAACTCAAGAACCCGGATCTGTTGGCTTTCAATTCATTGTCGGATCCACAACACATCAAACCGGAAGAATCCATGATCCCGGTGGCCGGTGATGATTTTACTATATCGCTGGCTGGGCAGTCACTTACGATTATCCGTATTAAAACCGATCGTTAG
- a CDS encoding efflux RND transporter periplasmic adaptor subunit yields MKTNVLFLYASLALAISCTSNQEEKPDVTRPENPVETGIYVKTEPVSQIEEIPSVSVIGIIVSKTDAKPSFKTGGVIDKTLVREGDAVKPGQLLATLIMTEIDAQVRQAEEGLAKAQRDFDRVSSLFADSVATLEQKQNAGSALKVAEETLSIAKFNQSHSEVRSPIAGRVIKQVLHQGEIAGPGMPVYAIMGIADKDWRIQAGLTDLDWARVKIGDKATVTMDAYPGELFTARISDKARLTQDASGTLNIELTFTDQPASLAAGMTSKVLLTPAIQNTQTTIPVDALVDANGSLATVFSISGGKAVKHQVTIARLLGDRVVVSSGLDGIDAVVTIGSIYLENGDAVILANQ; encoded by the coding sequence ATGAAAACAAACGTACTATTCCTGTATGCATCTTTGGCATTAGCCATTTCATGCACTTCAAATCAAGAAGAAAAACCTGATGTCACACGTCCGGAGAATCCCGTCGAAACCGGCATTTATGTGAAGACTGAGCCCGTTTCCCAGATAGAAGAAATACCTTCCGTATCTGTCATCGGTATCATCGTCAGTAAGACCGACGCCAAACCCTCCTTTAAAACCGGAGGCGTGATTGATAAAACCCTTGTCCGGGAAGGAGATGCCGTCAAACCAGGCCAACTTTTGGCTACCCTGATCATGACCGAAATTGATGCACAGGTCCGGCAAGCTGAAGAAGGACTGGCCAAAGCTCAGCGGGACTTTGATCGTGTATCCAGTTTATTTGCCGATAGCGTGGCTACACTGGAGCAAAAGCAAAATGCCGGAAGTGCATTAAAAGTAGCAGAAGAAACACTCTCGATCGCCAAATTCAATCAAAGCCACAGTGAAGTACGGTCTCCGATCGCCGGCAGAGTGATTAAGCAGGTGCTACACCAGGGTGAGATAGCCGGTCCCGGAATGCCGGTATATGCCATCATGGGCATTGCCGACAAGGACTGGCGCATCCAGGCCGGACTGACAGATCTAGACTGGGCACGGGTAAAAATTGGTGATAAGGCAACCGTCACCATGGACGCCTACCCCGGAGAGTTGTTCACAGCACGGATCAGCGATAAAGCCAGGCTTACCCAGGATGCCAGCGGCACCCTGAATATCGAGCTGACATTCACGGATCAACCGGCCTCACTGGCAGCAGGTATGACCAGCAAGGTACTGCTTACACCAGCCATACAAAATACCCAGACGACGATCCCGGTTGATGCCCTGGTTGATGCAAATGGCAGTCTAGCCACGGTCTTCTCCATCTCCGGCGGTAAAGCTGTAAAACACCAGGTGACCATCGCCCGCCTGCTGGGGGACCGCGTGGTCGTCTCCAGTGGTCTGGACGGCATAGATGCCGTGGTTACCATCGGCTCAATCTACCTGGAAAATGGCGATGCAGTTATTCTGGCCAATCAATAA
- a CDS encoding efflux RND transporter permease subunit: protein MNFNKFFVQNYQFTLILFLAVLLLGINSLFNMPRSEDPPFNAPMFSIISIYPGTSPADMEELVADPIEEELYKLEDIKKITTTINDGLLVMLVEFNYGVNVDTKNNDVIREINKLRNDLPDGIIRLDVNRAASSDVAILQTALMSETASMETLNDHAEQLEKDLERIKDIKYVKIQGVPDRTIKIELDLERMASLGLGLNQVIGLIQANNINIPGGDIDLGDRKYNIKTTAEIKDIEVLKNTVVRTTPTGAITHLSDLANIYLTDEDQVHIARLNGHRAIWVVTAMKDERNIVSTRSQIQTVLDQFSQTLPKDIHMEQAFDQEAGVRKRLDGLGRDFAIAIFLVLLTLLPLGTRASLVVMISIPLSLSIGLFLLDLLGYTLNQLSIVGMVIALGLLVDDSIVVVENIERYMRGGISAKDAAVSATNHILVAILGCTATLLLAFLPLANLPEGSGDFIRSLPMAVMLTVLASLFVSLTIIPFLSSVFLKAHEQTSHQQGNICFRGFKKYVNNPYQRLLGWCVKHPVIALLAAAAIFASSFLIIPHLGFSLFPSSEKPIIIVDVETEPGSNLLHTDRVVRKIEQKLLQQPEVARLASNTGMGNPRIYYNEFQKQSSDNTGQLIVFMDDNTEVPEIEHFADVLRRELTGYAGAKVEVRRFQQGQPISAPIEMRIIGDNLDTLEALSERVEQLMRHMEGSLYVKNDLKYQKTELKVNIDRDKAGLYGLTSAEIAKTIRLAIAGLDIGEIRTAESDEYTLNASIRQNSANALENFDRIYVTSLGGSLVPLKSIAKITMAPSPPVIRHFNKERYSLVSSFVQTGYNTDQMTDAIIARIQSDVPFPEGYRLVAAGERESREESFGGIETIIILTVFGLLAILVLEFRTFKSTLIVLSVIPMGFIGAIVALWVTGETLSFVATVGIIALAGIEIKNSILMVDYTNSLREKGMKLYDAVMDGAETRFLPILLTSMTAIGGMTPLVLERSPLISPLAIVLIGGLISSTLLSRLVTPVLYYLVPPKVEVKNPDAREKA, encoded by the coding sequence ATGAATTTCAATAAATTTTTTGTCCAGAACTATCAGTTTACCCTGATCCTGTTCTTAGCTGTCCTGCTACTCGGCATCAATTCATTATTCAACATGCCGCGGAGCGAAGACCCTCCATTTAATGCCCCGATGTTTTCGATCATCAGCATCTATCCCGGCACCTCGCCGGCAGATATGGAAGAGCTGGTCGCCGATCCCATCGAAGAGGAGCTCTATAAGCTGGAAGACATCAAGAAGATCACCACGACGATCAATGACGGATTGCTGGTCATGCTGGTTGAATTCAACTATGGCGTCAATGTGGATACCAAGAACAACGATGTCATCCGGGAAATCAACAAACTACGCAATGACCTTCCCGATGGTATCATCCGCCTGGATGTAAACCGGGCTGCCAGCAGTGATGTAGCCATCCTGCAGACAGCACTCATGTCCGAGACTGCCAGTATGGAGACCCTCAATGATCATGCAGAACAACTTGAGAAGGATCTCGAGCGGATCAAGGACATCAAATACGTCAAAATCCAGGGCGTCCCGGACCGGACCATTAAGATCGAACTGGACCTGGAACGCATGGCCTCGCTGGGTTTGGGCCTTAACCAGGTCATTGGTTTGATCCAGGCCAACAACATCAATATTCCCGGTGGAGACATCGATTTGGGAGACCGCAAATACAACATCAAAACCACAGCGGAGATCAAGGATATCGAGGTATTGAAAAATACGGTCGTACGCACAACACCTACCGGCGCAATAACCCATCTTTCCGACCTGGCTAACATCTATCTCACGGATGAGGATCAGGTTCACATCGCCAGGCTAAACGGTCACCGCGCCATTTGGGTAGTGACTGCCATGAAGGACGAACGGAATATTGTCTCTACGCGAAGCCAGATCCAAACCGTTCTGGACCAATTTTCACAGACTCTGCCCAAAGACATTCACATGGAGCAGGCCTTTGACCAGGAAGCAGGTGTACGGAAGCGTCTGGATGGTTTGGGGCGTGATTTTGCCATTGCTATTTTCCTTGTATTGCTGACCCTTCTACCACTTGGAACCCGTGCTTCCCTGGTGGTGATGATATCCATTCCATTATCCCTGAGCATCGGCCTGTTTTTGCTCGACCTGTTGGGTTATACCCTGAATCAGCTTTCCATTGTGGGCATGGTCATCGCACTGGGATTGCTGGTGGACGACAGCATCGTCGTCGTAGAAAACATTGAACGGTATATGCGGGGAGGTATCTCGGCTAAGGACGCAGCTGTCTCAGCCACCAATCACATCCTGGTGGCTATCCTGGGCTGTACCGCAACCTTGCTACTGGCATTCCTGCCCCTGGCTAATCTGCCGGAAGGGTCCGGGGACTTCATCCGTTCCCTCCCGATGGCGGTGATGCTTACGGTGCTGGCCTCGTTATTTGTTTCATTGACCATCATACCTTTTCTATCCAGTGTCTTCCTCAAAGCCCATGAGCAAACCAGCCATCAGCAGGGAAATATTTGCTTCCGGGGATTTAAAAAATATGTCAATAACCCCTATCAGCGTTTGTTAGGGTGGTGTGTTAAGCACCCGGTCATTGCTCTGCTGGCTGCGGCTGCCATTTTCGCATCCTCATTTTTGATCATCCCTCACCTGGGTTTTAGTTTATTTCCGTCCTCTGAAAAGCCCATCATTATTGTTGACGTGGAGACCGAACCGGGCAGTAATCTGCTGCACACGGACCGGGTGGTCCGTAAGATTGAACAGAAGCTGCTACAGCAGCCGGAAGTGGCAAGACTGGCCTCCAATACCGGAATGGGTAATCCCAGGATCTATTACAATGAATTTCAGAAGCAGTCCTCGGATAATACCGGTCAGCTGATTGTATTTATGGATGACAATACGGAAGTACCGGAGATCGAGCATTTTGCCGATGTGCTGCGCCGGGAATTGACCGGGTATGCCGGTGCAAAGGTTGAGGTGCGCCGTTTCCAGCAAGGCCAACCCATCTCAGCTCCGATTGAAATGCGCATCATCGGGGACAACCTGGATACCCTGGAAGCGTTGAGTGAGCGTGTGGAACAACTGATGCGCCACATGGAGGGAAGCCTCTATGTTAAAAACGACCTGAAATACCAGAAAACCGAATTAAAGGTCAACATTGACCGTGACAAGGCCGGTTTATACGGATTGACCAGCGCGGAGATAGCCAAAACCATCCGGCTGGCTATCGCCGGGCTTGACATCGGTGAGATTCGGACGGCTGAAAGTGATGAATACACCCTGAACGCCTCCATCCGCCAAAACAGCGCCAATGCACTGGAAAACTTCGACCGAATTTACGTCACCTCGCTTGGGGGCAGTCTGGTACCGCTAAAATCCATAGCAAAGATTACCATGGCCCCTTCCCCTCCGGTCATCCGGCATTTTAACAAGGAACGCTACAGCCTGGTGAGCAGTTTCGTCCAAACCGGATACAACACTGATCAGATGACGGACGCCATCATTGCACGTATTCAGTCGGATGTTCCATTCCCGGAAGGTTACCGGCTGGTAGCGGCTGGTGAGCGGGAGTCCCGGGAAGAATCTTTTGGTGGCATCGAAACCATCATTATCTTGACGGTCTTCGGTCTGCTGGCCATCCTCGTGCTGGAATTCCGCACTTTTAAGTCCACATTGATCGTCCTCAGTGTAATTCCGATGGGTTTCATCGGAGCCATCGTAGCCCTGTGGGTGACCGGAGAAACGTTGTCTTTCGTGGCTACCGTGGGTATTATCGCGCTGGCAGGGATCGAGATCAAGAACTCAATCCTGATGGTGGATTACACCAACTCCTTACGGGAGAAAGGCATGAAATTATACGATGCGGTGATGGATGGCGCCGAAACCCGGTTTTTGCCGATCCTGCTGACCTCGATGACGGCCATAGGCGGGATGACTCCGTTGGTGCTGGAACGCAGTCCTCTGATCAGCCCTCTGGCTATCGTCCTGATCGGTGGACTGATCAGTTCGACCTTACTCAGTCGACTGGTAACCCCGGTGCTTTATTATCTGGTGCCACCAAAAGTAGAGGTTAAGAATCCGGATGCCCGGGAAAAGGCATGA
- a CDS encoding serine hydrolase encodes MNWKSFLLLLIAQMAFGQTNLDYRLDTLMARYTDNERPGCAIGVLHDGKVVFSKGYGLANLDFHIAFTPQTVSDIGSVAKQFTAMAMLLLERDGKVRLDADIRTYLPEVPDFGNPIHVIDLLHHTNGIREIYGTQEIAGYRPGDGILQEDALTLVTHSTELNFAPGDAYSYCNTAFMLLAEIIRRVSGMPFESYMQSNIFKPLKMDHTYIMDHRGEAFPGTATSYGKEDGMYVQIYDNSTVQGAGGMYTTLDDMMKWLANYRDPVVGDARLIAKMKVPAILNNGDTIDYALALDVGNYRGQHAFGHTGSSAGYRAHLLFFPDQDLGIMVKTNTPGIPIRDILEVVATEVGKISLDPIPVMEPESKAPFVLAKPLAAYAGNYFSPELQTNYEVRNAGDHLVLWHFRRGEFVMKPESEDVFDVGGWTVAFERDAKGNLSGMRMTGGGVDNLWFAKWE; translated from the coding sequence ATGAATTGGAAGAGTTTCCTGCTCCTGTTAATTGCCCAAATGGCTTTCGGCCAAACCAATCTGGATTATCGACTGGACACCCTGATGGCCAGATACACGGACAATGAACGGCCCGGTTGCGCCATCGGAGTCCTCCATGATGGTAAGGTTGTCTTTTCGAAGGGTTATGGTTTGGCCAATCTGGATTTCCATATTGCCTTCACACCTCAGACTGTATCCGACATCGGATCGGTGGCCAAGCAATTTACGGCGATGGCGATGTTATTGCTTGAGCGTGATGGAAAAGTACGACTGGATGCAGATATCCGGACGTATCTCCCGGAAGTACCCGACTTCGGAAATCCTATTCACGTCATCGACCTGCTCCACCATACCAATGGGATCCGTGAGATCTACGGCACCCAGGAAATAGCGGGCTACCGCCCCGGAGATGGGATCCTGCAGGAGGATGCCCTTACCCTCGTAACCCATTCTACCGAGCTGAATTTCGCTCCCGGTGATGCCTACAGCTATTGCAATACGGCGTTCATGCTCCTTGCCGAGATCATTAGGCGGGTGAGCGGCATGCCGTTTGAATCGTACATGCAATCCAACATCTTTAAGCCACTGAAGATGGACCATACCTACATCATGGATCATCGCGGTGAAGCGTTTCCTGGTACGGCTACCTCCTATGGTAAGGAGGATGGAATGTATGTCCAGATTTATGATAACAGCACTGTACAGGGTGCCGGTGGCATGTACACCACACTGGATGATATGATGAAGTGGCTGGCGAACTACCGAGACCCGGTGGTCGGTGATGCACGACTCATTGCAAAAATGAAAGTGCCAGCCATCCTGAATAATGGTGATACCATAGATTATGCCTTAGCGCTGGATGTGGGTAACTACCGCGGTCAGCATGCCTTTGGTCATACCGGTAGTAGTGCCGGATACCGCGCACATCTGCTGTTTTTCCCGGACCAGGATCTGGGCATCATGGTGAAAACCAACACGCCGGGGATTCCGATCCGGGATATTCTGGAGGTGGTAGCTACAGAGGTTGGAAAAATATCGCTGGATCCCATTCCGGTCATGGAGCCGGAATCAAAGGCGCCCTTCGTGCTTGCGAAACCGTTGGCTGCGTATGCGGGTAATTATTTCAGTCCCGAGTTGCAGACGAATTATGAAGTGCGTAATGCCGGCGACCATCTGGTCCTGTGGCATTTCCGGCGGGGTGAATTTGTTATGAAGCCGGAGAGTGAGGATGTTTTTGATGTGGGAGGCTGGACGGTCGCTTTCGAGCGCGATGCGAAGGGGAATTTATCCGGTATGCGGATGACCGGTGGTGGCGTGGATAATTTATGGTTTGCGAAATGGGAATAG